One Candidatus Sulfurimonas baltica DNA segment encodes these proteins:
- a CDS encoding NADP-dependent isocitrate dehydrogenase produces the protein MSKIIWSKIDEAPALATYSLLPIVNAFTKAAGVEVVTSDISLAGRVLAAMGLAEDELSKLGEVVLQEDGNIIKLPNISASVGQLKDCIAELQGQGYDIPNYPENPANADEKAIQAKYSTCLGSAVNPVLREGNSDRRAAVAVKKFAQKNPHKLRAFPENPKSYVAHMEGNGDFFGNEKSVTVAKAQKVTIALNGKELTSVNAIDGEILDGTFMSIAALNNFYAKTIEDAKSNDVLWSLHLKATMMKISDPIMFGHAFTVFFKDVFAKHADTFAELKVNPNQGMSDLEKKIKGHAKEAEIKADFLAVLESDSPKLAMVDSDKGTTNFNASNDVIIDASMPVVVREGGKQWDRTGAAVECVAVIPDSTYAMFHAEMVADCVKNGQYDVSTMGTMQNIGLMAQKAEEYGSHPTTFELAEAGTVTVTGADGVLMSFECEAGDIWRMSRTKDIPIKDWVRLTVERTRIENVPAIFWLDENRAHDVQVKIKVDAFLKEFDTTGLDIQFMNVTNATRFTNARVREGKMTIAVTGNVLRDHLTDMYPILELGTSAKMLSIVPLLAGGGLYETGAGGSAPKHVDQFLAEGHLRWDSLGEILALAESLRFIGQKNNDSKLAALTAGLDVANDAYLDNNKEPGRKCGEPDNKASHFFVAQYWAKALAEGENAELAAKFAPVAKALTENEDTIIAELLAVEGKVQDIGGYFHPDDAKAEAAMRPSATLNAIIDSI, from the coding sequence ATGTCAAAAATTATTTGGTCTAAAATTGATGAAGCACCAGCTTTAGCAACGTATTCGTTATTACCTATCGTAAATGCTTTTACTAAAGCAGCAGGCGTTGAAGTAGTTACTAGTGATATATCACTAGCAGGTAGAGTTTTAGCTGCAATGGGTCTTGCAGAAGATGAACTTTCAAAACTAGGTGAAGTTGTTTTGCAAGAAGATGGAAATATTATTAAACTTCCAAATATATCAGCTTCTGTTGGTCAGCTTAAAGATTGTATTGCAGAGCTTCAGGGCCAAGGTTATGATATTCCTAACTATCCTGAAAATCCAGCAAATGCTGATGAAAAAGCTATTCAAGCTAAATATAGCACATGTTTAGGTTCAGCAGTTAACCCTGTTTTACGTGAAGGTAATTCAGACAGACGTGCTGCAGTAGCAGTTAAGAAATTTGCTCAAAAGAATCCTCACAAACTTAGAGCATTCCCGGAAAATCCTAAATCATATGTTGCACATATGGAAGGAAATGGAGACTTTTTTGGTAATGAGAAATCAGTTACTGTTGCAAAAGCACAAAAAGTTACTATAGCACTTAACGGTAAAGAATTAACATCTGTTAATGCTATTGATGGTGAAATTCTTGATGGTACTTTCATGTCAATTGCTGCACTTAATAATTTTTATGCAAAAACAATTGAAGATGCAAAATCAAATGATGTTTTATGGTCACTACACCTTAAAGCAACAATGATGAAAATTTCTGATCCAATTATGTTCGGTCATGCTTTCACTGTATTCTTTAAAGATGTATTTGCTAAACATGCAGACACATTTGCAGAACTTAAAGTTAATCCTAATCAGGGTATGTCTGATTTAGAGAAAAAAATCAAAGGTCATGCAAAAGAAGCTGAAATTAAAGCTGACTTCTTAGCTGTATTAGAGTCTGACTCTCCTAAACTAGCTATGGTTGATTCTGATAAAGGTACAACTAATTTTAACGCGTCTAACGATGTAATTATTGATGCTTCTATGCCAGTAGTTGTGCGTGAAGGTGGTAAGCAGTGGGATAGAACTGGTGCTGCTGTAGAGTGTGTTGCAGTTATCCCTGATTCTACTTATGCTATGTTTCATGCTGAGATGGTAGCTGACTGTGTTAAAAATGGTCAGTACGATGTTTCAACTATGGGTACAATGCAAAATATCGGTCTTATGGCTCAAAAAGCTGAAGAGTACGGTTCTCATCCAACAACTTTTGAACTTGCAGAAGCTGGTACTGTTACTGTGACAGGCGCTGATGGTGTTCTTATGAGTTTTGAGTGTGAAGCTGGTGATATTTGGAGAATGTCTCGTACTAAAGATATTCCAATCAAAGACTGGGTTCGTTTAACAGTTGAGAGAACAAGAATTGAAAACGTTCCTGCAATCTTCTGGTTAGATGAAAACCGTGCTCATGATGTACAAGTTAAAATCAAAGTAGATGCATTCCTTAAAGAGTTTGATACTACTGGTTTAGATATCCAATTCATGAATGTAACTAACGCTACTCGTTTTACAAATGCTCGTGTTCGTGAAGGTAAAATGACTATCGCTGTAACAGGTAATGTTCTTCGTGATCACCTTACAGATATGTATCCAATTTTAGAGCTTGGAACATCTGCTAAGATGCTTTCAATCGTTCCTTTATTAGCTGGTGGTGGTCTATATGAGACTGGTGCTGGTGGATCGGCTCCTAAGCACGTTGATCAGTTCTTAGCTGAGGGTCACCTTCGTTGGGATTCACTAGGTGAGATTTTAGCACTTGCTGAGTCTTTAAGATTTATCGGTCAAAAAAACAATGATTCTAAACTTGCTGCATTAACTGCTGGTCTTGATGTTGCAAATGATGCTTACCTAGACAACAACAAAGAGCCAGGTAGAAAATGTGGTGAGCCAGATAACAAAGCTTCTCACTTCTTCGTAGCTCAATACTGGGCTAAAGCACTTGCTGAAGGTGAAAATGCTGAGTTAGCCGCTAAATTTGCTCCAGTAGCAAAAGCTTTAACTGAAAATGAAGATACAATTATCGCTGAGTTACTTGCTGTTGAAGGCAAAGTTCAAGATATCGGTGGTTACTTCCATCCAGATGATGCGAAAGCTGAAGCTGCGATGAGACCATCTGCAACACTAAACGCTATCATAGATAGCATATAA
- a CDS encoding 2-oxoglutarate synthase subunit alpha, protein MATREVISTGNELAAIAAVDAGCMFFGGYPLTPSSEVMHEISDLLPKIGGVAIQMEDEIAGICAVIGAAMAGDRALTATSGPGMSLKAENLGLAQMAEVPLVCVNVMRGGPSTGLPTRVSQGDILQSKNPSHGDYKSITLCAGSLAECYTETVRAFNLADRFMQPVIVLLDETIGHMHGKAVIPTVEDVKAGIVPRKRFDGAPEDYFPYECEHDEPAVLNPMFEGYRYHFTGLHHDKNGFPTEEIETCRKLIQRLEDKVAFHEDELESYEEFMMDDAEIMIIAYGSVSLAAKESIRHLRKEGIKAGLFRPITIWPSPAAKIKEHTDKIDKVLVVELNIGQYHSEIQRAAARLDIEGLFKVNGRPISPYEIVTKVKEL, encoded by the coding sequence ATGGCAACTAGAGAAGTAATATCTACAGGTAATGAACTAGCGGCAATTGCAGCAGTTGATGCAGGCTGTATGTTTTTTGGTGGTTATCCATTAACACCATCAAGCGAAGTTATGCACGAAATTTCTGACCTTTTACCAAAGATTGGTGGGGTAGCAATTCAGATGGAAGATGAGATAGCCGGTATTTGTGCTGTTATCGGCGCTGCAATGGCTGGTGATAGAGCACTAACAGCTACATCAGGTCCAGGAATGTCTTTAAAGGCTGAAAACTTAGGTCTTGCTCAAATGGCAGAAGTGCCTTTGGTTTGTGTAAATGTTATGCGCGGTGGTCCATCAACTGGTCTTCCAACTCGTGTTTCTCAAGGTGACATCCTTCAGTCTAAAAACCCATCACATGGTGATTATAAATCAATCACTTTATGTGCAGGTTCATTAGCTGAGTGCTATACTGAGACTGTAAGAGCATTTAATTTAGCTGACAGATTTATGCAACCAGTTATCGTTTTACTAGATGAGACTATCGGTCACATGCATGGTAAAGCAGTTATTCCAACTGTTGAAGATGTTAAAGCTGGAATTGTTCCAAGAAAAAGATTTGATGGAGCACCAGAAGATTATTTTCCATATGAGTGTGAACATGATGAACCAGCGGTTCTTAATCCGATGTTTGAAGGTTATAGATACCACTTTACAGGTCTGCATCATGATAAAAATGGTTTTCCAACTGAAGAGATTGAAACTTGTAGAAAACTAATCCAAAGACTAGAAGACAAAGTGGCATTTCATGAAGATGAACTTGAGTCTTATGAAGAATTTATGATGGATGATGCAGAAATTATGATTATCGCTTACGGTTCTGTTTCACTGGCTGCAAAAGAATCAATCAGACACCTTAGAAAAGAGGGAATAAAAGCTGGTTTATTCAGACCAATAACTATTTGGCCTTCACCAGCTGCTAAAATAAAAGAGCATACTGATAAAATTGACAAAGTTTTAGTTGTTGAGCTTAACATTGGTCAATACCATAGTGAAATTCAAAGAGCAGCTGCTAGACTTGATATTGAAGGTTTATTTAAAGTTAATGGTAGACCAATATCTCCTTATGAGATAGTAACTAAAGTAAAGGAATTATAA
- the sucD gene encoding succinate--CoA ligase subunit alpha, whose protein sequence is MSILVNKDTKVIVQGFTGKEGTFHAEQCLAYGTKIVGGVTPNKGGQEHLGKPVFNTVADAVMTTGATVSMIFVPPAFVGDAVMEAAEAGITLAVIITEGAPVKDMQAAKAHATKHGMMTIGPNCPGIITAEECKIGIMPGSIFKKGNIGLISKSGTLTYEGANQVCNEGFGISTAVGIGGDPIIGLSYMQILPMFEADPDTHAIVMIGEIGGDLEIQAAKLIKEQITKPVVAFIAGQTAPKGKTMGHAGAIVSGSAGTAKEKMEALEAAGVKVVVSPAEIGKAIAELLAK, encoded by the coding sequence ATGTCAATCTTAGTAAATAAAGATACAAAAGTAATCGTTCAAGGTTTCACTGGTAAAGAGGGAACTTTTCACGCTGAGCAGTGTTTAGCATATGGTACTAAAATTGTTGGTGGCGTTACACCAAATAAAGGTGGTCAAGAACATTTAGGTAAACCAGTATTTAATACTGTTGCCGATGCCGTAATGACTACTGGCGCTACTGTTTCTATGATATTTGTTCCACCTGCATTTGTTGGTGACGCTGTAATGGAAGCTGCTGAAGCTGGAATTACTCTTGCAGTAATAATCACTGAAGGGGCTCCTGTTAAAGATATGCAAGCTGCTAAAGCTCACGCTACAAAGCATGGTATGATGACTATCGGGCCAAACTGCCCAGGTATTATTACTGCTGAAGAGTGTAAGATTGGTATTATGCCAGGTTCTATTTTCAAAAAAGGAAATATTGGTCTTATTTCAAAATCTGGTACATTAACTTACGAAGGTGCTAATCAAGTTTGTAATGAAGGTTTCGGTATATCAACAGCAGTTGGCATTGGTGGAGATCCGATTATTGGTCTTTCATATATGCAAATCTTACCAATGTTTGAAGCAGATCCAGATACTCATGCAATTGTTATGATTGGTGAGATTGGTGGTGATCTTGAAATACAAGCTGCTAAGCTAATCAAAGAGCAAATCACTAAACCTGTAGTTGCTTTTATTGCTGGTCAAACTGCACCAAAAGGTAAAACAATGGGGCATGCAGGTGCAATTGTTAGTGGTAGTGCTGGTACAGCAAAAGAAAAAATGGAAGCACTCGAAGCTGCTGGAGTAAAAGTGGTTGTTTCACCTGCTGAAATTGGAAAAGCTATCGCAGAACTTTTAGCTAAGTAA
- a CDS encoding 2-oxoglutarate ferredoxin oxidoreductase subunit beta, translating to MAFNYEKYLRLQKMPTLWCWGCGDGVILKAFVRAIEKMGIKQDDVCVVSGIGCSGRFSSYVDFNTVHTTHGRTVAYATGIKLARPNKMVICVAGDGDALAIGGNHTIHGCRRNIDMTMIIINNFIYGLTNSQTSPTTPKGMWTVTQKVGNIDPTFDTCDLAIAAGASFVARETMLDPKKLEKVLIKAMEHKGFSMMEVLSNCHINLGRKNKMVSAMENLEWIDSITAPKKKYDLMTPEEQLNILPTGILKQDTEADEYCDMYAEIQKVHQGLRKAITQDDFAKKI from the coding sequence ATGGCATTTAATTATGAAAAATATTTAAGACTTCAAAAGATGCCAACACTATGGTGTTGGGGTTGTGGTGATGGTGTTATTCTTAAGGCATTCGTTAGAGCAATTGAAAAAATGGGCATAAAGCAAGATGATGTATGTGTTGTTTCTGGAATCGGTTGTTCGGGAAGATTTTCTTCTTATGTTGATTTTAATACAGTTCACACAACTCACGGTAGAACAGTAGCTTATGCAACTGGTATTAAATTAGCAAGACCAAATAAAATGGTTATCTGTGTTGCTGGTGATGGTGATGCACTTGCTATTGGTGGTAATCATACAATACATGGCTGTAGAAGAAACATAGATATGACTATGATTATTATTAACAACTTTATCTATGGTTTAACTAATTCACAAACTTCTCCAACAACACCAAAAGGTATGTGGACAGTAACTCAAAAAGTTGGTAATATTGACCCAACTTTTGATACATGTGATTTAGCTATCGCTGCTGGAGCTTCGTTTGTTGCTCGTGAGACTATGCTTGACCCTAAAAAGTTAGAAAAAGTTCTTATTAAAGCGATGGAACACAAAGGTTTCTCAATGATGGAAGTGCTTTCCAACTGTCATATTAATCTTGGTAGAAAAAATAAGATGGTTTCTGCTATGGAAAACTTAGAGTGGATTGACAGTATTACTGCTCCTAAGAAGAAATATGACCTTATGACGCCAGAAGAGCAACTCAATATATTACCAACTGGTATCTTAAAGCAAGATACAGAAGCAGATGAGTATTGTGACATGTACGCAGA
- the sucC gene encoding ADP-forming succinate--CoA ligase subunit beta has translation MNIHEYQAKQIFKKYGVPIPKGIMVESVKDAVIAAEQLGGPIWVVKAQIHAGGRGLGGGVKLAKSLEEVEVLANEILGMTLVTHQTTAEGKLVQKLYIEDGVDIKEELYLSVVLDRKLEMPLIMASTEGGMNIEDVAENTPEKIITIPVDPAIGFQSFHGRKLAFGLGLTDPDEQKNIIKFAHKLFKLYMENDAEMIEINPLVKTGKGEFIALDGKMGFDNSALGRQPEIAAMRDLTEEDADEVEAAKYGLSYVALDGEIGCMVNGAGLAMGTMDTINYMGGTPANFLDVGGSANAETVAKGFEIILKNPKVKAIFVNIFGGIVRCDRIANGIIEATKLTDVNVPVIVRLDGTNAPEAAEILKNANIANLIVGNDLGDGAAKAVAAAKGN, from the coding sequence ATGAATATACATGAATATCAAGCGAAGCAGATTTTCAAAAAATATGGTGTTCCAATACCAAAAGGTATAATGGTTGAGAGCGTTAAAGATGCTGTAATAGCTGCAGAGCAATTAGGTGGTCCTATATGGGTTGTTAAAGCTCAAATACATGCAGGTGGTCGTGGTCTTGGCGGTGGTGTAAAACTTGCTAAGTCTCTTGAAGAAGTAGAAGTGTTAGCTAATGAAATTCTTGGTATGACTTTGGTGACTCACCAAACAACAGCAGAAGGTAAATTAGTTCAAAAACTTTATATTGAAGATGGTGTTGATATTAAAGAAGAATTATATTTATCAGTTGTTCTTGATAGAAAACTTGAAATGCCTTTAATTATGGCTTCAACTGAGGGTGGGATGAATATTGAGGATGTTGCTGAAAATACTCCTGAAAAAATTATAACAATTCCTGTTGATCCAGCCATTGGTTTTCAAAGCTTTCATGGTCGTAAATTAGCATTTGGTCTTGGTCTTACAGATCCAGATGAGCAAAAAAATATTATCAAATTTGCACATAAACTTTTCAAACTATATATGGAAAATGATGCAGAGATGATAGAAATTAACCCACTTGTTAAAACAGGTAAGGGCGAGTTTATTGCACTTGATGGAAAGATGGGGTTTGATAACTCTGCTCTAGGACGTCAACCAGAAATTGCAGCAATGAGAGATTTAACTGAAGAAGATGCTGATGAAGTAGAGGCTGCTAAGTATGGCCTTTCTTATGTTGCTCTAGATGGTGAAATTGGTTGTATGGTAAATGGTGCTGGTCTTGCTATGGGAACTATGGATACTATTAACTACATGGGTGGAACACCTGCTAACTTCCTTGATGTTGGTGGTTCAGCTAATGCAGAGACTGTTGCAAAAGGTTTTGAGATAATCCTTAAAAACCCAAAAGTTAAAGCTATTTTCGTAAATATCTTTGGTGGAATTGTTCGTTGTGATCGTATTGCTAATGGTATTATTGAAGCTACTAAACTTACTGATGTTAATGTTCCAGTTATTGTTCGTCTTGATGGAACAAATGCTCCAGAAGCAGCAGAAATTCTTAAAAATGCAAATATTGCTAACCTTATCGTTGGTAATGATTTAGGTGACGGTGCAGCTAAAGCTGTAGCGGCAGCGAAAGGAAACTAA
- the mltG gene encoding endolytic transglycosylase MltG, with amino-acid sequence MYSPFCRSINIIESVNKMKERTLISMKWIFEIVLIIIVSFMYYLNKPINSPKVIYIPQGSINKIITHLSDKNYNVSKLDSLLLRVIGSPQSGWINIGTTHSTRGDFLYKLTTAKAALQEITLIPGETTYIFLDELAKNLKLNRTVLQKEYDLQALHVEGVLVPNTYYLPIGITEKMIIKILLAESLNQMKNFSIKLFGNYNEKKWFHFVTVASIIQKESASIEEMSLVSSVIYNRLKKNMKLQMDGTLNYGKYSHVKVSPQRIREDKSTYNTYVNKGLPSSPVCNVSFDAIRAAIFPAKTEYLYFMKSNNGTHDFSRNYSTHLSNIKRVTKRNKN; translated from the coding sequence ATATACAGCCCATTTTGCAGAAGTATAAATATTATAGAAAGTGTTAATAAAATGAAAGAGAGAACACTAATTAGCATGAAGTGGATTTTTGAAATAGTATTAATAATAATTGTGTCGTTCATGTATTACCTAAATAAGCCTATAAATTCCCCAAAAGTCATCTATATACCTCAAGGTTCTATTAATAAGATTATAACACATTTGAGTGATAAAAATTATAATGTAAGTAAACTTGATTCACTGTTATTAAGAGTGATAGGCTCCCCTCAAAGTGGATGGATAAACATAGGAACAACACACAGTACAAGAGGCGATTTTCTATACAAGCTTACAACTGCAAAGGCAGCGCTTCAAGAAATAACTTTAATACCTGGAGAAACAACATACATTTTTTTAGATGAGTTGGCAAAAAATCTGAAACTAAATAGAACAGTATTGCAAAAAGAGTATGATTTGCAAGCCTTACATGTAGAAGGCGTTCTTGTTCCAAATACGTACTATTTGCCTATTGGAATAACTGAAAAAATGATAATTAAAATTTTGCTTGCTGAGTCACTTAATCAGATGAAAAATTTCTCTATTAAATTATTTGGCAATTACAATGAAAAGAAATGGTTTCATTTTGTAACAGTTGCCTCAATTATTCAAAAAGAATCAGCTAGTATTGAAGAGATGTCATTGGTAAGTTCTGTTATATATAACAGGCTTAAAAAAAATATGAAACTACAGATGGATGGAACTCTCAATTATGGTAAATATTCACATGTAAAAGTATCACCTCAAAGGATAAGAGAAGATAAATCTACGTACAATACATACGTGAATAAGGGACTTCCGTCGTCTCCGGTTTGTAATGTAAGTTTTGATGCTATTCGAGCAGCAATATTTCCTGCTAAGACAGAATACTTATATTTTATGAAATCAAATAATGGAACCCATGATTTTTCGCGTAACTATTCTACACATCTGAGCAACATTAAGCGTGTTACTAAAAGAAACAAAAACTAA
- the fumC gene encoding class II fumarate hydratase: MSTRIEKDTMGEIEVPIDAYWAAQTQRSIENFAIGEETMPYEITRAFSYLKKAVALVNKDLGKLDAKKADAIALAADDMLSGKLDGNYPLVVWQTGSGTQSNMNNNEVLANRATEILGGDFRIEKLVHPNDDVNKSQSSNDTYPTALHVASVIAVETRVLPAIAKLKATLTEKSVKFESIVKIGRTHLQDATPITLGQEISGWVEMLNKCEKMAKDSLEAVRELALGGTAVGTGLNAHPELGERVAKKLTELTGHNFITAPNKFHALTSHDALVYSHGALKALAADMMKIANDVRWLASGPRCGIGEITIPENEPGSSIMPGKVNPTQAEAVTMVTCQIFGNDVAISMGASQGNFQLNVFKPVIAYNYLQSCRLLADSINSFNDHCAVGLEPVADKIDHFLHNSLMLVTALNPYVGYDNAAKIAKTAHKNNSTLKATAIELGLLTAEEFDKYVVPEDMIAPKA; encoded by the coding sequence TTGAGTACACGTATAGAAAAAGACACAATGGGTGAGATAGAAGTTCCAATTGATGCTTATTGGGCTGCTCAAACACAGCGTTCAATTGAAAATTTTGCTATTGGTGAAGAGACTATGCCTTATGAAATAACAAGAGCATTTTCGTATCTAAAAAAAGCAGTTGCACTAGTAAATAAAGATCTTGGTAAATTAGACGCTAAAAAAGCAGATGCTATTGCTTTGGCAGCAGATGATATGCTGTCTGGTAAATTGGATGGTAATTACCCTTTAGTTGTATGGCAGACAGGCTCTGGTACACAGTCAAATATGAACAATAATGAAGTTCTTGCTAACCGCGCTACTGAAATACTTGGTGGTGATTTTAGAATAGAAAAATTAGTTCATCCTAATGATGATGTTAATAAGTCACAATCTTCAAACGATACTTATCCTACAGCTCTACATGTAGCTTCAGTAATTGCTGTTGAGACACGTGTTCTTCCAGCTATCGCAAAATTAAAAGCTACCCTTACTGAAAAATCTGTAAAATTTGAATCTATTGTTAAAATTGGTCGTACACATCTTCAAGATGCAACACCGATTACATTAGGTCAAGAGATTAGCGGTTGGGTAGAAATGCTTAACAAGTGTGAAAAAATGGCTAAAGATTCACTAGAAGCAGTTCGTGAGCTTGCTCTAGGTGGAACGGCTGTAGGAACTGGACTTAATGCTCATCCAGAATTAGGTGAAAGAGTTGCTAAAAAACTAACAGAACTTACAGGACACAATTTTATTACTGCTCCAAACAAATTTCATGCACTTACTTCGCATGATGCACTTGTATATTCACATGGTGCATTAAAAGCATTGGCTGCAGACATGATGAAAATCGCTAATGATGTTAGATGGTTGGCATCTGGTCCTCGTTGTGGAATTGGCGAAATAACTATTCCTGAAAATGAGCCAGGTTCTTCAATTATGCCAGGTAAAGTAAATCCTACGCAAGCTGAAGCTGTAACTATGGTTACATGTCAGATTTTTGGCAATGATGTTGCTATTTCAATGGGTGCTTCACAGGGAAATTTTCAATTAAACGTCTTTAAGCCGGTTATTGCATATAACTATTTACAATCATGTCGTTTATTGGCAGACTCAATTAATTCATTTAATGATCATTGTGCTGTTGGGCTAGAGCCGGTTGCTGATAAGATAGATCATTTTTTACATAATTCGCTAATGCTTGTAACAGCACTTAATCCATATGTAGGTTATGATAATGCAGCAAAAATTGCTAAAACAGCACATAAAAACAATTCAACATTAAAAGCTACAGCTATCGAGCTTGGTCTTTTAACGGCTGAAGAGTTTGATAAGTATGTTGTACCAGAAGATATGATTGCACCTAAAGCTTAA
- a CDS encoding 4Fe-4S dicluster domain-containing protein, which translates to MGTFKTVNPGNQPVWVNTSNCKACDICVSVCPSGVLGMKYESTSTLGAMISIDHPESCIGCNECELTCPDFAIYVADSKEYKAAGFSFAKLTDEAKERQAAIIANNYMSLNQGAK; encoded by the coding sequence ATGGGAACTTTTAAAACTGTAAACCCAGGTAACCAACCTGTATGGGTGAATACAAGCAACTGTAAAGCATGTGACATCTGTGTGTCAGTCTGTCCTTCAGGTGTGCTTGGTATGAAATATGAATCAACATCAACTCTTGGTGCAATGATTTCAATTGATCACCCTGAATCTTGTATTGGTTGTAATGAGTGTGAACTTACGTGTCCCGACTTTGCTATTTATGTAGCAGACTCAAAAGAGTATAAAGCTGCAGGTTTTAGCTTTGCTAAACTTACTGATGAAGCAAAAGAGAGACAAGCAGCTATTATTGCTAATAATTATATGTCACTAAACCAAGGAGCTAAATAA
- the mdh gene encoding malate dehydrogenase — MSQGKRVGIVGAGNVGATVAYSLAMLGSCHEIILRDNKIDVARGKALDMSQAASAVRSHTVVSVAEEMSDLTNCDVVVVTAGSPRLPGMSRDDLLMINANITKEVIVGIAKYSPNAIIIMVSNPLDAMTYVALKESGFDRSRVIGMAGILDSSRMAAFIQEKLGYGGGQIRASVMGGHGDDMVPLPRYSTVAGVPLTDVLSDDEIKEIVTRTRHGGAEIVGHLKTGSAYYAPAKSTSIMVEAILKDTKQIHPCAVYLEGEYGYSDVVSGVPVMLGANGAEKIIEVTLNEKEQEMFKNSCASVQELINTLNENKFFEGK; from the coding sequence ATGAGTCAAGGAAAAAGAGTAGGGATAGTAGGTGCTGGAAATGTTGGAGCTACAGTAGCTTACTCTCTAGCAATGCTTGGATCTTGCCATGAGATAATCCTTCGTGACAACAAAATTGATGTTGCTCGCGGTAAGGCACTCGATATGAGTCAAGCAGCATCAGCTGTTAGAAGTCATACAGTTGTTAGTGTTGCGGAAGAGATGTCTGACTTAACAAATTGTGATGTAGTTGTTGTTACGGCAGGTAGCCCAAGATTGCCAGGTATGAGTCGTGATGACCTGCTTATGATTAATGCAAATATTACAAAAGAAGTTATTGTTGGGATTGCTAAATACTCTCCTAACGCTATAATCATTATGGTTTCTAACCCTTTAGATGCTATGACATACGTAGCACTAAAAGAGAGTGGTTTTGACAGAAGTCGTGTTATCGGTATGGCTGGTATATTAGACAGTTCAAGAATGGCCGCTTTTATTCAAGAAAAACTTGGATATGGCGGTGGTCAGATTCGTGCATCCGTTATGGGTGGACATGGTGACGATATGGTTCCTTTGCCTCGTTATTCTACTGTAGCTGGTGTGCCACTTACTGATGTTTTAAGTGATGATGAGATTAAAGAGATTGTAACTCGTACTCGTCATGGTGGTGCAGAGATTGTTGGACACCTTAAGACAGGCTCAGCTTACTATGCTCCGGCAAAGTCTACATCAATAATGGTAGAAGCAATATTAAAAGACACAAAGCAGATTCATCCTTGTGCTGTTTACCTTGAAGGTGAATACGGATACAGTGATGTAGTTTCTGGCGTACCTGTTATGCTGGGAGCAAATGGTGCTGAAAAAATTATAGAAGTAACTTTAAATGAGAAAGAGCAAGAGATGTTTAAAAATTCTTGTGCTTCTGTTCAAGAGTTAATAAATACACTTAATGAAAATAAATTTTTTGAAGGAAAATAA